In BD1-7 clade bacterium, one genomic interval encodes:
- a CDS encoding Cytochrome c5: MQYHSVLKALLPYLLLSTPLISSLLQAQALDDSVAATYQRYCAQCHNAKIDGAPRPHNVGDWAVRVEQKTDAQLLHSVKRGLGSMPAGGSCANCSDQTLNAVIAWMKPHPGDVKQIADKPDLVKNLQRLNMPTGFQISVYADDIEEPRGMALGDDGIVYVGSRKAGKVYAVLPATEDHVERQVKVIARGLHMPHGVVFSDGDLYVAEVSQIIRFRGIDPLRGKIPAAEVVYGGMPKVNHHGWKTLHLGPDDKLYFPVGMPCNTCDYRSSQPLFGSIVRMTKDGKDVEFIAKGIRHSVGFGFHPQTGVMWFSDNGQDFMGDNLPPDELNRLSQEGLDFGFPYFYGNNIPSPGYDRPPKGVTPPVFELPAHVAPLGVHFYRGSMFPKSYRNKLLIAEHGSWNRTSKVGYRISTLNIKNEKASDYKPLINGWLQGESAWGRPVAFLELPDGSLLISDDKADVIYQLRYSPPRADPSL, translated from the coding sequence ATGCAATACCATTCGGTTTTAAAGGCATTGTTGCCTTACTTACTTCTTAGCACCCCTCTCATATCGTCTTTACTGCAAGCGCAAGCACTCGATGATAGTGTGGCTGCGACTTATCAGCGTTACTGTGCACAGTGCCACAATGCAAAAATCGACGGTGCTCCTAGGCCTCATAACGTAGGTGATTGGGCAGTGCGTGTTGAACAAAAAACAGATGCTCAGCTACTCCATTCAGTTAAACGGGGTCTCGGCAGCATGCCTGCGGGTGGTAGTTGCGCCAATTGTTCAGACCAAACACTGAATGCAGTTATTGCATGGATGAAGCCTCACCCTGGCGATGTTAAACAAATCGCTGATAAACCGGATCTGGTGAAGAATCTCCAGCGGTTGAACATGCCGACGGGTTTTCAAATCTCTGTTTATGCCGATGATATTGAAGAGCCACGGGGTATGGCTCTGGGCGATGACGGTATCGTTTATGTCGGTAGCCGCAAAGCCGGCAAGGTTTATGCTGTGTTGCCTGCAACAGAAGATCATGTTGAGCGGCAGGTCAAAGTGATCGCCCGAGGTTTGCATATGCCGCATGGGGTGGTCTTCAGTGACGGTGATTTATACGTGGCTGAGGTCTCACAAATTATCCGGTTCAGAGGAATTGACCCATTACGCGGAAAGATCCCCGCGGCGGAAGTGGTATATGGAGGGATGCCCAAGGTTAACCACCATGGTTGGAAAACTCTCCATCTCGGGCCCGATGATAAGCTCTACTTCCCGGTCGGTATGCCTTGTAATACTTGTGATTACCGATCAAGCCAACCTCTTTTTGGCTCGATTGTACGGATGACAAAAGACGGCAAGGATGTTGAGTTTATCGCAAAAGGTATTCGCCATTCTGTTGGTTTCGGATTCCATCCACAGACCGGTGTGATGTGGTTTAGTGACAATGGTCAGGACTTTATGGGGGATAACTTACCACCCGATGAACTCAACCGTTTGTCTCAGGAGGGGCTAGATTTTGGGTTCCCGTATTTTTACGGCAATAATATTCCTTCTCCCGGTTACGATCGCCCACCCAAAGGCGTAACTCCACCGGTTTTCGAGCTACCGGCGCACGTAGCGCCGCTAGGCGTCCATTTTTACCGTGGCTCGATGTTCCCAAAATCTTACCGAAACAAATTACTCATTGCTGAACACGGTTCATGGAATCGCACAAGTAAGGTTGGCTATCGAATATCCACATTGAACATAAAAAATGAAAAAGCATCTGATTATAAACCACTGATTAATGGGTGGTTGCAGGGCGAGTCTGCTTGGGGAAGGCCAGTGGCTTTTCTTGAACTGCCCGATGGCAGTTTGCTGATATCAGATGATAAAGCTGATGTGATTTATCAGTTGCGTTATTCGCCCCCAAGAGCAGACCCCTCGCTGTAA